The proteins below are encoded in one region of Paenarthrobacter ilicis:
- a CDS encoding DUF4193 domain-containing protein has translation MATDYDAPRKTEEDSPAESLEALQASRGNSAQAAVIDIEDTDTAEGIDLPGADLSGEELTVVVVPEQSDEFTCASCFLVRHRSQVALEKNGMKYCKDCEG, from the coding sequence ATGGCTACTGATTACGACGCCCCTCGCAAGACAGAAGAAGACTCTCCCGCCGAATCGCTTGAGGCACTCCAAGCATCACGAGGCAACTCCGCGCAGGCGGCAGTGATCGATATTGAGGACACCGATACAGCCGAAGGAATCGACCTTCCGGGCGCCGACCTTTCCGGCGAGGAACTGACGGTGGTTGTGGTGCCCGAGCAATCTGATGAATTCACCTGTGCCTCGTGCTTCCTGGTCCGCCACCGCTCCCAGGTTGCCCTGGAAAAGAATGGCATGAAGTACTGCAAGGACTGCGAAGGCTAA
- a CDS encoding AMIN-like domain-containing (lipo)protein gives MRKFGAGLAAVLAVAGLGLAVPGPASAATYCGIPWGSLAKADPHMSSANVTGVRTGQQPCYDRLVIDMTGKAAGYSVRYVPAVIQDATGFQIPMAGGAYLQLTVTAPSYDTAGQVTYAPVFKEEVSNVGGYQTFRQIAYAGSFEGTTSLGVGVRARLPFRVLILDGPDGGSRLVVDVAHHW, from the coding sequence ATGAGGAAATTCGGAGCGGGTTTGGCGGCCGTACTCGCAGTCGCCGGGCTCGGTCTGGCAGTGCCGGGGCCCGCCTCGGCTGCAACGTATTGCGGCATCCCGTGGGGTTCGTTGGCCAAGGCCGATCCCCATATGAGTTCCGCAAATGTCACCGGCGTCCGCACAGGCCAGCAACCGTGCTACGACCGCCTGGTGATCGATATGACCGGCAAAGCAGCAGGGTATTCCGTGCGCTATGTCCCGGCAGTCATCCAGGATGCCACCGGCTTCCAGATCCCCATGGCCGGCGGCGCCTACCTCCAGTTGACGGTCACTGCTCCGTCCTACGACACCGCCGGTCAGGTAACGTACGCCCCGGTGTTCAAGGAAGAAGTCTCCAACGTCGGCGGCTATCAAACGTTCCGGCAGATTGCTTACGCCGGAAGCTTTGAGGGCACCACCAGCCTGGGAGTGGGCGTACGTGCCCGGCTTCCGTTCAGGGTACTCATCCTTGATGGTCCCGACGGCGGTTCACGCTTGGTGGTGGACGTGGCCCACCACTGGTAA
- the lhgO gene encoding L-2-hydroxyglutarate oxidase, translated as MARTLIKRCAVVGGGIIGVAVARELGKRLDGVEVTLYEKEDRLAAHQTGHNSGVVHAGLYYEPGGLKAKLCRRGVNLLRDFCADKNLPYEACGKLVIAQTPEEQRRLEAIFSRAWANGVPGVRMLRAEQIREVEPNAVGLSALHSPETAIVDYAAITNALADDVRAAGGSIRLGLEVTSLEQQDHGVQLQTKDGSGHFDLVVACAGLQSDRLAKATGEPSTPRIVPFFGQYFLLGPEARAQVRGLIYPVPDPKHPFLGVHLTKRIDGEMMLGPNAFISLGREAYSWGTVNPKDVLDYALFPGFWNFARQNVPSAVREFHTVVSKKKFLREAMRFVPALEGATVLPGTRGVRAQAMNGDGSLVDDFVIARRRDAVMVRNAPSPGATSSMAIAEYIVEQALAG; from the coding sequence ATGGCCAGGACACTCATCAAGCGCTGTGCCGTGGTGGGCGGCGGGATCATTGGTGTGGCGGTGGCGCGGGAACTGGGTAAGAGGCTCGACGGCGTTGAGGTCACCCTCTACGAGAAGGAAGACCGCCTGGCTGCGCACCAAACCGGTCACAACTCAGGGGTGGTCCACGCGGGCCTTTATTACGAGCCCGGCGGTCTCAAGGCGAAACTCTGCCGGCGCGGGGTGAACCTGCTCAGAGACTTCTGTGCAGACAAGAACCTGCCCTATGAGGCCTGCGGGAAGCTGGTCATTGCCCAAACACCTGAGGAACAACGACGCCTGGAGGCCATCTTCTCCCGGGCCTGGGCCAACGGGGTGCCGGGGGTGCGGATGCTGCGTGCCGAGCAAATTCGCGAGGTGGAACCGAATGCCGTGGGACTGTCCGCGCTGCACTCGCCGGAGACGGCAATCGTGGACTACGCAGCCATCACCAATGCACTGGCCGACGACGTCCGGGCGGCAGGTGGGTCCATCCGGTTGGGGCTGGAAGTTACCTCGCTTGAGCAACAGGACCATGGCGTGCAGCTGCAGACCAAGGATGGCAGCGGGCACTTTGACCTGGTGGTTGCCTGCGCCGGCCTGCAGTCCGATCGTTTGGCCAAGGCCACCGGAGAACCGTCAACTCCCCGGATTGTGCCCTTCTTTGGCCAGTACTTTCTCCTGGGCCCGGAAGCGCGGGCACAGGTGAGGGGACTGATTTACCCCGTCCCCGATCCCAAGCACCCGTTTCTGGGCGTGCACCTGACCAAACGGATCGACGGCGAGATGATGCTTGGCCCCAACGCGTTCATCTCCCTGGGGCGTGAGGCGTATTCGTGGGGCACTGTGAACCCCAAAGACGTGCTGGATTACGCTCTCTTCCCGGGATTTTGGAACTTTGCCCGGCAGAACGTTCCGTCCGCGGTCCGTGAGTTCCACACGGTAGTGAGTAAGAAGAAGTTCCTCCGCGAGGCCATGCGCTTCGTGCCCGCGCTGGAGGGTGCCACGGTGCTCCCGGGAACCCGCGGCGTGCGCGCCCAGGCCATGAATGGCGACGGCTCCTTGGTGGATGACTTCGTCATCGCACGACGCCGGGACGCAGTAATGGTCCGGAACGCGCCTTCTCCCGGGGCTACTTCCTCCATGGCTATCGCGGAGTACATCGTGGAGCAAGCACTGGCTGGCTGA